The genomic region atgaaacttaattataaatcatttgagcctcaactacatatgtccTATCGGTCTctctgctagctcgttgaaaccaaaaataaattgCTTGTTTTGAATAGAAATGAGCAGAATGAATAAAAAAAGAGAAATGATAAACATTTAGGAAAGATTATGGTTTCCTCTGAAATGGAGAAataaaatcatttggaaatgaatgtatgtttccaaaaatggaaattTACAACCTCATATAGATTACTTAAAAATGATcaaaagaatgagtttatgtttttggactgttttgaagccccaaaataaaaataaatcattagatcatagtgaacatgttgaattgtgaaatattgaacatagtttcttgaaatttaataggggcaaaattgtcaaaattttaccaagggtaaaatcgtcaaaattttgTTGGGGGTAAAATAAAtagggatgagaaaattattttagatataaatattaaatttcattttggaaaatagaaaaattgaatcacGTTGGATCACATTACAAAGTACTGGGTCAAAAAGGCCCAAAAAGTACTCATAATTGGGTTCGTTGTGAaagaggcccaaaaccccttatgtAACATGAACAGAGCGGCAACCCTAATAGGAATACTAGGGTGTGTCGCCGACCCTTCTCCTACTCTAAGtaggaagttttttttttttttaatttgaaataaaccactacaactcaGTAAGGGTTCTACTTTCTactcctataaatagatggcaccaatAGAGCTATTTACATAATTTTAGAGATATGGTTATTCtgccaaaaaatagagagaattaattctcaactattaaatatatttttttctagaataacaattccaCTGGTTTCTATAAAGAGGAGAGAAATTTTAGTTTTCAccctaaaaagaaaagaaatttttttcgagttctgtgttttgattcaattggtttgagCCCACAATCAAAGTagttcatggtatgagaatagcggggaagatcgtttggttgaaacCCAAAAAATATCAAAGATCTGCTTACCCAAAAATACAGGTACGATTTCGATCTaaggtttattgttataaatgTCACAAACTGGgtcagtttttaaaattttaattttttactttgcCAAAAAACTATTTTTAAACTAGGTTTTTTCCAACAATTCGTATTAGAGCCAGGATATGCTATGTTTATAGTGTAAACAGAAACTAAATCTCTCTCTTCATCTTGTTTGATTAATATTTGATAAGATGTGACATTCTTGTAATTATTCACATGTTTAGgggaatgtatgtgaatgaatgcaatattatatatatttgttatataattatttttttccaaGGTTATGGTTCTTAGGGAATAGACCGTGAACTATCATCTCCACGTAGAATTGTTTCTATTTTTAGAATTCTTGTGAGCCGAAAACGAACATAAGacataaatgtaatttttccaaaagggAGTCCATAACGAGAAGAAAATAAAGCGATGGTGGTTACATTTTATTGACATTTACATTTATCCTCTTGTCTAAAGTTGAAAAAGATTATGAATAATTCtaaacattatataaaaaaattcaacatTTAATATCTTCATCCAAGTTGTAGCtaacaatatttaaaaatgttAGAATCTTATTAttaatttctctattttttattttttaatattttaattattaaaatatttaatatattttaatcatgtttaaaaattaaaataatattatttattttattaataaattaaaataaacacataaaattacATTTAATGAGTGTGATACTAAAACTTATTTATTAAAAACtatattaagaaataaaataataaaagcaatATTGTTGTTTAAAAAAATTCAACCGTGCTAAGTATATATATTGCAAATGCTATACTATTCAAAGCCTCGTTTCACAATTGCTTTCTTTCTCACCCAGGTCACACCACAGCATTTAGACACTTTGTTTCTTCATGCCTCTCTTCCTCTCACTTCTTCTCATTTTATGGTTTCCTTCAACCAATGCTGATTGGCCACCTTCTCTTGGCTACTGGCCAAGTTCTAAATTCAGGCCTATGAGCTTTTATAGCGGCTTTAGAAACCTTTGGGGTCCCAACCATCAAAGCGTAGACCAAAGTTCATTGACAATATGGCTTGATAGAACCTCAGGTCTTATTTCATCTCATTCTTTTTTGTTATACggtgttaaattttaatttatcctTTTCCCCCTagttttattgtttttttttttttaaagaaagtgGATTCAAATCTATCCGGCCTTTTCATTCGGGTTATTTTGGTGCCTCCATTAAGCTTCAATTTGGTTACACTGCAGGGGTCATAACAGATTTTTATgtaaattttctctatttttaatttgataatcAATAAGTTTATAAAGCTGCTTGAAATTCTCTCCCCCCTTTCTGAGACTTATTGGAGAAGTGATTAGAGTTTTCATCTATCACTTAGATAACACAAGTTCAATATCTATCTTTTTGACTCCTCCcccaatataataataataaggtaAATTGCACTCAAGATCATTAAATTATtggtaattttatgttttaattacttaacttcaaaatgttacaaaatggtcactaaattattcgaaagtttttatttaaatcattggaCTGTTAAAATCGACGTTGTATGGCCTTCTCTGTTTGTAATGTCTACACAAATCAAAAGTTCTTATTCCGTTCTATTCTATAGTTTAAtgttttttttcatgaaatagttTTAAATGTTATGAATTTGTGAGCCAAAAACCAAATAGCTTTCTTCTCCGATCTCCAACATTGACCGACAGATCGATTAGATCTtaggtatgttcttctacttgGCGATGGATATTGCTGCATCATACAATCATTGAATCATTACTTGGAGCTtactagtgacttaaataaaaactttcaattagtttagtgatcattttgtaatttttgaagttaagtaaccaaaacatatacttactaataatttagtgacattcgaataatttacttataataataaaagaaacttttctctatatatattatatcaaattattttttagtaTAGAAAAACCAATTCTAATCAATTTAATTGATAATCTTTGATCAACTTCATCACAATAGTTAATTTGATTTAAAGTAGGCTGCTAAATagattaatttgatttattttggttataaattttataatcatATAGTTGGACTTAATgccttttaatatatatttttattttaaaaattatagttaaaatatataacttttaaaaaaatcgAAATATCTTTTATACTAAAAGGAAATAAgagaaaagtgaaaataaaattaaaataatcgaTTTAATAAACTTAATTGATCAAATAGACCAATAAATTGTGCAGCTAGACAGATTGattaatcaattaaaatataaagcAAATTGGTTAAGtagctatttatttatttatcaaccaAATCAACCGATTGTTGTCTCCTATGATTTCCCTGTTGGGCTCTAAGGGACAAATGATAATACAAATGGCAGCTATCAAACAATGAAGTTCATCCAGGATTCCATGATGAAGTGGATATGGAGTTCCTTGGGACTACATTTGGTAAACCTTACACTTTGCAAACCAATGTGTACATAAGAGGGAATGGGGATGGAAAAATCATTGGAAGGGAGATGAAGTTTCATCTTTGGTTTGATCCTACGATAGACTTTCATTACTATACCATTCTTTGGAGTCTTAAGGAGATAGTGTgagtataattattttaaatgaacttgtttttttaaatttattttttaagcatgatatttttatctaaaccttgtaaaatatttatatttggagCATCCGTTAAGTTGGCAAACATCTTTACCAACATTTTGGTGGTTTGAGGGTTTTTTCCTAAGTTGGCAAAGATGTGCAACACTGGCCTCAGAGGAAATGTTGCATCACTTTTCCTTGGATACCTTTTTATGAGGCACATCATCATGGGCGGATGAAGATGGAAAATACAAAGCGGATTACAGATATCAACCATTCGTTGCAAAGTACACCAATTTCAAAGCAGGTGGTTGCTCTGCCTATGCGCCGGCTTGGTGCTGCCCAGTGTCCGCTTCACCTTTCCAGGAAGGCGGATTAACCATGCAGCAATATAGAGCTATAAGATGGGTTCAAAGATACCACATGGTGTATGACTATTGCAGGGACCCCAAAAGGAACCATGCCTTAACAAGTACCCTACTAACAGTTGGATCAAAAACTTTTTTCAACTTCTCTGTGAGTAGTGAAAGAAATTTACTATTATTTCACTTGTTTTCCTTTGTATCTTGAAATGGATCCCACTTCATGCAAGGTTTAGTTGAGAGTCCAAGGCTCcacaatagaaaaaaaaaaaagggaaagaaatatGAAAGAGTTTCtgtatttttgttgttgttgtttgcaTCGTCATTTTCTCAATAAAAGCAAAAAATACACTTTTAAGAAAAATAGTACATGTACACAAGACATATGCATATATGTAATTGACATTTATTTTTTTCAAGTTTAGAAGTTGTGAGTTTCATTGCTTATTTCTTCAAACTGCAATTTTTATTATCGTAAATATAAGAATCGGGTTGAATCGTGGTagaaactttttttattttattattatttttaaatcttaTTTTTACTTTGTTAAATCCATATACTTTGTTATCTTTTATTTAAATGGTCTAAACTAGAATCAAAACATaattacttaagacataatcatATAAAATAAGGTATGATGAAAAATTTATTTTGGCGTTTACAGATGTACCCATGATGTGTTGAAGACAGTCacatacagattgattttaccccctgaacttgaaaagattcacaatgtttttcatgtctcgatgcttcgacgttatagatccaatccatcgcacataattaacccatcagaggttgaaattcaatctgatttgagttatgaagaagaaccgattcgtatcctagctcacgaggtgaaagagttgcgaaacaaaaaggttccgttagtaaaggtgttatggctcaaacacgggatcgaagaagctacatgggaaaccgagaaatctatgaaagaacgatacccaaatctattcactggtaagattttcggggacgaaaattccttaagtgggggagagttgtgacagccctaatttggccctagtcggaaagtggtttcgggaccacaaaaccgagtcataaaaataattaaccgttataatctatgcttactgtatgtgtacatgcacgtgtgaaagtttcatgttttaatttggtcaattgtatgtgaaattattaaataggacttatgtgagaaaattctaaaatgtgataggttaatcttaagtggcctattaatgcatgtgacaaagaggatggacttgcatgtcaaatattcattttatttaggtagtggccggcaatgatgatatgttatatggaatatatgtattatttaattataatggctttataattttaatttagtaatgaattaataaaaagaaaatgggtgatgaaaacaaagcttcacCTTTGTTCTTCTGGGCCGAAATGTAAGAGAGGAAAGGGGAGAAAACTTCATTCGGTTACCATAGGcttaaatcaagctcaagagcaaagagggtcgaagttggataggggaaaagagaaagtaattgagtagcctttctgcaaccgttcaagtatatccgaggtaagttttgaatagtcacatttagtacgtaattgataatgtcttgatatgtgtatgataactgtactgcgatctattgattctatttgaatatagttgaatgacaaataatttatgtttaaggcttaaagctgaatagacattagaagttaagcttggaaagaaaatggacatatattcttatgtatgttattgagccaaaagttatatgaacggtgcccatgttatgctattattcaaatggaataaatgaactatgattgtgagatgttatgtgattgaattttcttgcgaataagtatgcataacattcagtgatgtatatccggacttagggtctgcaggctatgtgctggaattatatccagacttagggtccgcaggctatgtgctggaattatatccggacttaaggtccgcaggctacatGCTAGAAATATGTCAgggctaaagtcccgagcttcgaAATGGTATTATCTGGGTTTAAATTCCCGCAGCTTGTCtttggtaattggtttcaagtcctaagacctaATGAGCTTAATGCcgataagttaagtaagattacgatattgaatgttcgcgaTAAACCATCgttgagtaagtactatacatttaaaatgTTAAGGTACGtgattacttactcatcggtgaattgatttcaagtgaatcattagcatcaaagaagaatatatatataaatatgattgatggttatatttgtgaatatgagaatgatttaatcgatcatggtatatttgtatatgaattatatgttaaaatttctttatgtactcatgtacattcagtcaatgattttgtgaattattagtactaaagaatgatacttagctgtgaatgaatgttttgattttcgataagtcttgaattgtttgtgatgcttaaaacttactaagctttgaaagcttactcgttctttatttctctgttttatagattgttgattttggccaccgactggGGATCGTcgtgattcatcacactatcgatcttttggtatagttatattttggactcgatatggcatgtataggttaggctgatgataactatgttttgaaattgtaaatattttggctatacgaaaatggcgtataacttaaatatcagtatgtatttcagctcgatctctgtttatgtttattgacactgtgaatgagataattaaatgtttagttcggtaatacctcttagccttaatccggcgttcggattcaggttaggggtgttacacatgccatacacaagtcatgtactgAACATATCAGCTATagactcgatcatctttagagcataagcctccacttatatcaaaacacatgagttacatacgcatggtcaatgactaacttaggatttaggtaagtCACACCATGAACATcgcaagtgaattaattcacaaatagattcaaaatcaattcaacatgggcctagtccaatgtatcattcttccaatGAATACGTCTATTTCTCTACCTATAGAGTCAACTGCTCtaatagccaagactagtcatctccccaattggaattgtaaacgacataataatcctttcaTGATGTAATTTTTCTATGTATGTAAAATATGAAAGCCAGAAACACAAAAGATATaacagtgaaatgtgaaattaattaattaatttgttcatcgttcaaatacatagaaaataattacctatttactacaatatgggcacatttcccaacataagctttaattaaaataagttaagttaattaaataaagattatgttaattaaactaaattgatTATGCTTAATTAAACTATATATAGTTTATGATAGTGGAAAAGTGCCATCTTCTCATTTTGCTAATCTTATTGTCGTCCAAAGGTAGAAGAAAAACCTAAAAAATTCTTTGACATTCAATCCTCAATTTGGTAAGCAATTCAAGCCCTTTTCTTGTAATTCTTTTTGTAGATTTGAAGTCATAAGAGCTTGATTCTGCTAGCCCAtttaccaatttgtaaaactattaaagtttttgGAAGTTGTCATTATTAAGAAATGGATGAATTTGGTGTTAAATTGTTAGATATTAAGCTTAGTATATGAAAacaactaaattgtaaagcttaattgttagttttgtacactaaggaccaaattgaataaaatgcaaaattttcatGGATTATTGGTAGGGATAGAAATTAGAGGGTCTCTAATGAGTGTTGGTGAAATTAGATTTCAATTTGAGGCATTAGATTGAAAGTTATGCTAGTtctgattttagggactaaattgaataaattggaaAAATATGATTGCcttattatttgaatgtgatttgGATGGAATtggatactgtaacaccccaaacccatcctagacattatgaccgaatctgcaatgttacattgaagtgtttttcaaaaaacatAATTTCTTTGAAAATCCGTTCTATATTaaaacctctttgtgatcttaacgaaagtttaggatatcttgttcattgttaaGACTCAAATCGTTTTAGCAAAATATGgatcatattagattgttattacactttaaaacaatgtttgttgtggtagatttcaaaatatgttgtgtaaacgtggtgttttagaaaaaacatttgtttataatttgaaaatccGTGACCTACTGCTAATAGATATAAATCAAAGTAAATaaatccaaaattaaaataaaaacttaaagaggccttattacaaaacaaatacccaaataaaattacttataaatttaaaGTTAAATATGGAAGCaaatgcagttgtgtggccaccttcgagtcccccgcagcaccgacccgcctaaggattacttgCGCAGATaacagaaagggtgagtttatgaaaactcagtgtgtaatcccttaacaacATCCAGTCATACAGTAGGCAtttacagtttgggcctaagctcGTTTCAGTAACAGTTTAatctcagttagggccttagcagATTATAGTATCAggatcagtgtgggccttagcccaaatcAATAGCGGTCACAGTACAGATATGTAATCagagatcctacccaaccagcctttaCACACCACTCCTTCTAGCCCTACataccatgtagggataaaatcaacccacccatccctacacaccaaaaatagCACTAATTGTGGCACTAAATAGAAATTGTAGCAGAGCTGCAAGAactgtacacttcctccaatcataataacccaacccTATGCATCACATCATAATATCCTACATGTATGcaacatatataaaatggcatgctcaatacaGTCATACATAGCATAGGGGCATATCTGTTATTTTACCTcacaggggtaaaatagtcatttcatcaaattagggtctagatatacttaccgacccaatagtagatccacagtcatctcgggcgacccatgcgaccttaacagtcaaatagtgaaaatgggcctaaagcccgcAATGCgacccatgtaggcccacacacccgtgtggtctacGAAACcccaaaatggccttggccgtgtggactacatagcctggcccaataatcacCACACATTCGTGTGGTTTGCCGGTGTGGGGCCCATGAGCCCATGGGGGCTGTGTTCGACCCAACGTGGCCCAAGTCGGCCTAAGCCCACGAAATcgctcgtggtggcctctacgaCCAAATGCCCGCGTTTATGCTTTCAGATCACCACAAGAGCGAGCACGCGTCCGTGTAGCATCAATGGTAAtatttttcagcttttgccgatttatgatttgggcagtgtttacacacctgattgtaAAGATACGTTACTTGCCCACGAGTATTCCAACCTATCACAATCCGAACTTCAGTTAAACACTTATCAAACAAATTGAAATGAACCCGAGCCAACACTTGTTCAAGAAATTACCTATCACTCACTTTAATCGATCACCTCGGAACCGTTGCAAGAGATCTAATCACAAGGCCTAAGGGGTTTCCTGCACTTCAATAAACCTTAGCAACCATTACACAACAGAACGGTTTGAACTAGTTGAACAATCACTTACCAAAACCGTAATGTCCAGACTAGAAGGGAAGAATATTCGGCCTATACCCACAAGAGCCAGGAGTACATAAATGATAGAGGCACAATGGAACACTTTTACCTTCACACCTAACTAGCTAAATATCAAAAATCCATAACCAAAAGTATAGAAGGAGAGAACAGGGTATTCGGCTACAATACTAAGATGAAGAAAGCGAAAAAGAGCAAGAAGCAATCGGTCAAGGTAATAGTGTGGAAAAGAATAGGGATCAGTTAATACATAAGACTcgaataaaaagaagaagaaaagaagagaataGGTTCAGTTAAAGCAAACCGATTTGAGGAGAGGAAGAAGAAACAAGGGTATTCGACAATGGGTTGTGGAGGGAGGAAAAGAATGTTTGGTCACAAAGAGAGCATAAACGCAACACAAGAATACCCGAATAGTCAAGCAGCATACGGCCTTAACAAAGAAAAGTAAAGAAGCAACAGAGAACTGTTTGGTAGAAACCGCAAAATGGAAAGAATAGACAAAATCGATAATTGAGAGA from Gossypium arboreum isolate Shixiya-1 chromosome 1, ASM2569848v2, whole genome shotgun sequence harbors:
- the LOC108482742 gene encoding probable xyloglucan endotransglucosylase/hydrolase protein 32; translated protein: MPLFLSLLLILWFPSTNADWPPSLGYWPSSKFRPMSFYSGFRNLWGPNHQSVDQSSLTIWLDRTSESGFKSIRPFHSGYFGASIKLQFGYTAGVITDFYLSNNEVHPGFHDEVDMEFLGTTFGKPYTLQTNVYIRGNGDGKIIGREMKFHLWFDPTIDFHYYTILWSLKEIV